A window of the Ogataea parapolymorpha DL-1 chromosome V, whole genome shotgun sequence genome harbors these coding sequences:
- a CDS encoding U1 small nuclear ribonucleoprotein, whose amino-acid sequence MSDNKYTPLIVDLFTPKVPLQYLPPADVPIEKRRTPKVDGIAQFLSSLKEHVEEYKDYKNEFVSREAKAKLKSQQNKDALQRALLKWNPETDTNIAGDPYKTVFVGRLDYTVNEIELREKFAQFGEIDQIRVVRDTNTGKSRGYAFILYKSESDAKLAFQKGNRMVIKDRAVIVDIERGRVVKNWKPRRLGGGLGGRQIAQKHKHIEQQEPAPKMLYPPPASYGRGNYGYRGRGGRAPRPYGHRPNRTPYNRPPRY is encoded by the coding sequence AGATGTTCCTATAGAGAAACGGCGAACGCCCAAAGTGGACGGAATTGCGCAGTTCCTGTCCTCTTTGAAGGAACATGTCGAAGAGTATAAGGACTACAAGAACGAGTTCGTCAGCCGAGAGGCCAAGGCAAAATTGAAGTCGCAGCAAAACAAAGATGCACTTCAACGAGCGCTACTAAAATGGAACCCGGAAACAGACACCAACATTGCTGGAGACCCGTACAAAACCGTTTTCGTTGGAAGACTAGATTACACAGTTAATGAAATAGAGTTGCGCGAAAAATTCGCACAGTTTGGCGAAATCGATCAAATCCGAGTCGTGAGAGACACCAATACTGGGAAAAGTCGAGGTTATGCTTTCATCCTGTACAAATCAGAGTCCGATGCCAAGCTAGCGTTTCAGAAAGGTAATAGAATGGTGATAAAAGATCGTGCAGTGATCGTAGACATTGAAAGAGGCCGCGTGGTGAAAAACTGGAAACCTAGGAGACTAGGAGGTGGGCTGGGGGGGCGCCAGATAGCACAGAAGCACAAACACATAGAGCAACAGGAACCTGCTCCCAAGATGCTGTATCCGCCTCCAGCGTCTTATGGGCGTGGAAATTATGGTTACCGAGGCCGTGGCGGAAGGGCTCCGAGACCATATGGTCACAGGCCCAACAGAACGCCCTACAACCGACCACCGAGGTACTGA
- a CDS encoding Proteasome subunit beta type-4: MDIILGIRVKDSVIVATSKAFTRGISVLKDTDDKTRVLNQYNLLAFTGESGDTTQFADYIQANIQLFTMRENTELNSKAIASFVRQQLATSIRSRTPYQVQVLLGGLHNGSEPFLSLIDYLGTRVDLPYCAHGYAAFYTMSLLDHHYRPDMALDEGLKLLKLCHQELVKRMPIEFKGLYVKVIDKDGIRDIDFS; this comes from the coding sequence ATGGATATCATTTTGGGCATCAGAGTCAAAGACTCGGTCATTGTCGCCACATCAAAAGCGTTCACAAGAGGAATCTCGGTCCTCAAAGACACAGACGACAAGACAAGAGTGCTCAACCAGTACAATCTGCTGGCATTCACCGGAGAGTCGGGAGACACGACACAGTTCGCAGACTACATCCAGGCCAACATCCAGCTGTTCACAATGagagaaaacacagaaCTGAATTCCAAGGCGATTGCGTCCTTTGTCAGACAGCAATTGGCCACCTCGATCAGATCAAGAACGCCCTACCAGGTGCAGGTCCTGTTGGGAGGACTCCACAACGGCTCCGAGCCATTTTTGTCGTTGATCGATTACTTGGGCACTCGGGTGGATCTGCCGTACTGTGCCCACGGGTATGCTGCCTTCTACACCATGTCGCTGCTCGACCACCACTACAGACCGGATATGGCCCTCGACGAAGGCCTGAAATTGCTCAAATTGTGCCACCAGGAGCTCGTGAAGAGAATGCCTATCGAATTCAAAGGGCTGTACGTGAAAGtgatcgacaaggacgGCATCAGAGATATAGATTTTTCCTAA